A DNA window from Chitinibacter fontanus contains the following coding sequences:
- a CDS encoding substrate-binding periplasmic protein, whose protein sequence is MPFRPLTAIVALLLSLPVNADNPISVTIYGDEAYPPYSFVEAGEFKGIYVDYLRKLSQRVQGYRINIKPIPWKRGLAMLKTGEAFALFPPYQFADRDYIHPYSLPLNKESIVITCSSTVMTHPRREFQSDFSDVTLGINGGYLLSESLQAAIKLKQIHIDEARGNEINIRKLAAGRIGCYVNDRLSIHYALSKLKADPRADATIKELKLIDTVEIASQTAYIAYSAVTNLPYKADFIDKLNTAIRESEKQNELKALIDTYTR, encoded by the coding sequence ATGCCGTTTCGCCCCCTTACTGCCATCGTCGCACTATTACTTAGCTTGCCAGTAAACGCTGACAACCCAATCTCCGTAACCATTTATGGCGATGAAGCTTATCCGCCGTACTCATTTGTGGAAGCTGGTGAGTTTAAAGGTATTTATGTGGATTATCTGCGCAAGCTGAGCCAGCGCGTACAAGGATACCGGATCAATATTAAGCCCATCCCTTGGAAAAGAGGGCTTGCCATGCTAAAGACGGGAGAGGCCTTTGCGCTTTTTCCTCCCTATCAGTTTGCTGATCGTGATTACATCCACCCATATTCCCTGCCACTTAATAAAGAAAGCATTGTTATCACGTGTAGCAGCACCGTGATGACACACCCTCGCCGCGAATTTCAGAGCGATTTTTCGGATGTCACACTAGGCATTAATGGCGGATATCTCCTCTCGGAGAGCCTTCAAGCGGCGATCAAACTCAAACAAATACATATTGATGAAGCACGCGGAAACGAAATTAATATTCGTAAACTGGCTGCTGGTCGGATTGGTTGTTACGTCAACGATCGGCTGTCTATTCATTATGCATTGAGTAAATTAAAAGCTGATCCGAGGGCAGATGCAACAATCAAAGAGCTAAAGCTAATTGACACGGTAGAAATAGCTAGCCAGACGGCGTACATCGCCTACAGCGCTGTGACAAATCTACCGTATAAGGCGGATTTCATCGACAAGCTCAACACCGCTATTCGGGAAAGTGAAAAGCAAAATGAACTCAAAGCGCTGATTGATACCTATACCAGATAA
- a CDS encoding retropepsin-like aspartic protease family protein, with product MIKSFIMLSLLLSSLCFADDIVLIGTMGNKGVFQINGQKKTLQAGQESGSFKIIAIQGESALIANNGKQQQLQLGQGYVSSTNNGNDSGASVVLTADERGHYMADVFINQGSLKGVIDTGATHLSMSRPAAEYMKIAYKNGQAARTQTANGTIAAWIVKLPQIRLANVTLYDVPVVVRDSEDNSPILIGTSTLNRFQIKQEQNLMILTKKVY from the coding sequence ATGATCAAATCATTCATTATGCTGAGCCTATTGCTATCTAGTCTCTGCTTTGCAGATGACATCGTACTCATTGGCACTATGGGCAACAAAGGCGTTTTTCAAATTAATGGGCAGAAAAAAACCCTGCAAGCCGGGCAAGAAAGTGGCAGTTTTAAAATCATTGCGATTCAGGGCGAATCAGCACTGATTGCCAATAACGGTAAACAGCAGCAGCTGCAACTGGGTCAGGGATATGTATCCAGTACAAACAATGGGAATGACAGCGGTGCAAGCGTTGTACTGACCGCAGACGAGCGTGGCCACTATATGGCCGATGTCTTTATCAACCAAGGCTCACTTAAGGGTGTGATTGATACCGGCGCAACGCACTTATCCATGTCACGGCCTGCGGCCGAGTACATGAAAATTGCTTACAAAAATGGGCAAGCTGCGCGCACACAAACCGCGAATGGCACCATTGCCGCATGGATTGTTAAATTGCCACAGATCCGCTTGGCGAACGTAACCTTGTATGATGTACCGGTCGTTGTGCGCGACAGTGAAGACAATAGCCCGATCTTAATTGGAACCAGTACCCTGAACCGCTTTCAGATCAAACAAGAACAAAATCTAATGATCCTGACCAAAAAAGTATACTAG
- the rdgB gene encoding RdgB/HAM1 family non-canonical purine NTP pyrophosphatase gives MKKIVLASNNAGKLREFGLLFAPLNIKIIAQGELNVPECPEPHHTFVENALAKARHAAKITGLPALADDSGLCVHALGGAPGVYSARFAGEPKSDSRNNEKLLADLAKHTDRSAWYYAALVLVRSADDPQPLIADGVCRGEITNQALGDGGFGYDPLFWLPQFGKTVAQISAEEKSQISHRAKALQALMLKLQETGL, from the coding sequence ATGAAAAAAATAGTTCTCGCCAGCAACAATGCCGGCAAGTTGCGTGAATTTGGCCTTTTATTTGCACCACTGAATATCAAAATAATTGCACAAGGCGAACTCAATGTTCCCGAGTGCCCGGAACCTCACCATACCTTTGTAGAAAATGCACTGGCCAAGGCTCGTCACGCAGCAAAAATCACTGGTCTGCCTGCGCTGGCTGATGATTCTGGCTTGTGCGTGCACGCATTAGGCGGCGCGCCGGGAGTATATTCGGCACGCTTTGCCGGTGAACCTAAATCTGATAGCCGCAACAACGAGAAATTATTGGCTGACCTTGCCAAACACACTGATCGCAGTGCTTGGTACTACGCAGCACTCGTATTGGTGCGCAGCGCAGATGATCCTCAGCCACTAATTGCTGATGGCGTATGTCGCGGTGAAATTACCAATCAAGCCTTAGGTGATGGTGGATTTGGTTACGACCCGCTATTCTGGCTGCCTCAATTTGGCAAAACAGTGGCCCAAATCAGTGCCGAAGAGAAAAGCCAGATTTCTCATCGTGCCAAGGCACTGCAAGCCTTGATGCTTAAACTGCAGGAAACGGGGTTATGA
- the hemW gene encoding radical SAM family heme chaperone HemW produces MQTISLAQLGNSGLSALPPLSLYIHFPWCVRKCPYCDFNSHAVKDANSPSGLPEDQYIAALISDLESNLPQVWGRSVSSIFMGGGTPSLFSSASMDRLLEAIRARVKLNPDAEITLEANPGTFEIEKFAGYAAAGINRLSIGIQSFNPEHLSALGRIHNRDEALRAVEIAHRHFSNFNLDIMYALPKQTLAQAQADIRLAIECNSTHLSAYHLTLEPNTLFHRYPPSLPDDDLAADMQEMIEAELASAGFEHYETSAFAKSGKRSQHNLNYWQFGDYLGIGAGAHGKISFHDKIIRQARYKQPNEYLAKMADGNAVQSENVVEKDELPFEFMLNLLRLTEGFPLALFTERTGLPQSKIFAEIERACSEGLLERDLHWVKPTEKGQRFLNVLMERFLP; encoded by the coding sequence ATGCAAACCATCTCGCTTGCCCAGTTGGGCAACTCAGGCCTGAGCGCCCTGCCGCCTTTATCGCTGTACATTCACTTTCCATGGTGCGTGCGCAAATGCCCGTATTGCGACTTTAATTCGCATGCGGTCAAAGACGCCAATTCCCCGAGCGGACTGCCGGAAGATCAGTACATCGCGGCGCTGATTAGCGACTTGGAAAGCAATCTGCCGCAAGTCTGGGGACGCTCGGTGTCGAGTATTTTTATGGGCGGCGGCACACCGAGTTTGTTCTCTAGCGCCAGCATGGATCGGCTGCTGGAGGCAATTCGCGCGCGCGTTAAGCTCAATCCGGATGCCGAGATCACACTGGAAGCCAACCCGGGCACATTTGAAATTGAAAAGTTTGCTGGCTACGCCGCGGCGGGGATCAATCGGCTGTCGATCGGCATACAAAGCTTTAATCCTGAGCACCTCAGCGCACTAGGTCGCATTCATAATCGCGATGAAGCCTTGCGCGCAGTGGAAATTGCTCATCGGCACTTTAGCAATTTCAATCTCGACATCATGTATGCGCTGCCCAAGCAAACGCTGGCGCAAGCACAGGCCGATATACGCCTAGCGATTGAATGCAATTCAACGCATCTTTCTGCCTATCACCTGACGCTCGAGCCCAATACGCTGTTTCATCGCTATCCACCGTCACTGCCCGACGATGATTTGGCCGCCGATATGCAGGAAATGATTGAGGCCGAGCTAGCGAGTGCTGGTTTTGAGCATTACGAAACCAGCGCCTTTGCCAAATCAGGCAAACGCAGCCAGCATAATTTGAACTATTGGCAATTTGGTGATTACCTCGGCATTGGTGCAGGGGCGCACGGTAAAATCAGTTTTCACGATAAAATCATTCGTCAGGCGCGCTATAAACAGCCAAATGAATATCTGGCCAAAATGGCCGATGGTAACGCGGTCCAAAGCGAAAACGTCGTCGAAAAAGACGAGCTGCCGTTTGAATTTATGCTCAATTTGCTGCGTTTAACCGAAGGTTTTCCATTGGCGCTGTTCACCGAGCGCACGGGCTTACCGCAAAGCAAGATTTTTGCCGAAATCGAACGCGCTTGCAGTGAAGGCTTACTCGAACGTGATCTACACTGGGTCAAACCTACCGAAAAAGGCCAGCGCTTTTTAAATGTCTTGATGGAACGCTTTTTGCCGTAG
- the dusA gene encoding tRNA dihydrouridine(20/20a) synthase DusA encodes MQLNQSLEAKSPSRRFCIAPMLDWTDRFYRRFARELSSQTWLYTEMVNTGAILHGDQMRHLRFDPTEHPIALQLGGSEPADLARCAKIAQNWGYDEVNLNVGCPSERVQSGSFGACLMLEPNLVADGVKAMRDACEIDVTVKHRIGIDKIEDYAFVRDFVGQIAEAGCQIFIVHARNAILKGLSPKENREIPPLKYDYAYQLKRDFPHLEIIINGGITTVSQSIEHLSHVDGVMVGREAYHNPWILTGVDAAIYGHTAREQTRRGAMENLRPFIEAELSSGTPLRFIARHILGLYQGQYGARQWRRMLSDATLLKNANWTLIEQALNALEQGADARQSMTSEN; translated from the coding sequence ATGCAGCTAAATCAGAGCCTAGAGGCCAAGTCACCCAGTCGCCGTTTTTGCATCGCCCCCATGCTCGACTGGACAGACCGCTTTTATCGCCGCTTTGCCCGGGAGTTATCCAGCCAGACTTGGTTATATACCGAGATGGTCAATACAGGTGCGATACTACATGGCGATCAGATGCGGCATTTGCGCTTTGACCCTACCGAACACCCGATTGCCTTGCAGCTAGGCGGCAGTGAACCGGCAGACTTGGCACGCTGCGCCAAGATTGCCCAAAACTGGGGTTATGATGAAGTGAATTTGAACGTAGGCTGCCCAAGCGAGCGCGTACAATCGGGCTCATTTGGCGCCTGCTTGATGCTTGAACCTAACTTGGTGGCTGATGGCGTAAAAGCAATGCGAGATGCATGCGAGATTGATGTTACGGTCAAGCACCGTATCGGTATTGATAAAATCGAGGATTATGCATTTGTACGCGATTTTGTTGGTCAGATTGCAGAAGCCGGCTGCCAGATCTTCATTGTTCATGCGCGCAACGCCATTTTGAAAGGCCTAAGCCCAAAAGAAAATCGCGAAATTCCGCCGCTTAAATATGATTACGCCTATCAGCTAAAACGCGACTTCCCCCACTTAGAAATCATTATTAACGGCGGCATCACCACCGTTAGCCAAAGCATAGAACATCTGAGTCATGTGGATGGCGTGATGGTTGGTCGCGAAGCCTACCACAACCCATGGATATTAACCGGGGTTGACGCGGCCATTTACGGACACACTGCACGCGAGCAGACTCGTCGTGGCGCGATGGAGAATCTGCGCCCATTTATTGAGGCCGAACTATCCAGCGGTACGCCACTACGCTTCATTGCTCGTCATATCTTAGGGCTATATCAAGGGCAGTATGGTGCTCGTCAATGGCGTAGAATGCTTTCAGATGCCACACTGCTTAAAAATGCCAACTGGACTCTAATCGAGCAAGCACTCAATGCACTGGAGCAAGGCGCGGATGCTCGGCAATCTATGACTAGCGAGAATTGA
- a CDS encoding PAS domain S-box protein, whose protein sequence is MSLIFNTILSRATKSGVGLQVSLFAILILLVPVLSIGTFSIYRPYIEANTFADLTEIAQLKASQIEAWFDERRSDGALIVSDPLVLAQATLGSAGKVSANPSKHIQTLFDRIRATGDYHGVCLVTPGAQILHASGDCAVDDPQLQKGLQGLGSSHAANQHFYLYRDKTQDVHLDWLFPIGDTRNEQVQLAHSKAGGEAPVVILILRMNLSKLLYPQLKKWPDARKTGESILIRRRGDKVEFINDIHHDKFSSLTLQLPLNPVLPAAAAVLSSGVGHISGIDDRGSSVLAAFCPVVGTDWYVLAQVDEAEVLASLRQMILWGTLIALVIITIIGLMLFAYWKQRHQLFQANEYLQNAKIENELLQSSERFFSTFELSPIGGVITAISDGRILRVNKNFVRDFAWTEEDLIGRTTSESGFWNDGNYSRNDFVDALLHKDRLVDFKTAIKRKDQVICQVRISSCLIDFDGEQCILSFVTDITDAEMATARLIAAEAFSRDVLDSSNAHIAVVDAEGTIIATNRRWQEFPAQNSNFANEVAAATGVGNNYLNVCKKTSGYDAIDAMAAQNGIGDVLAKRIPYFELEYPCHSPTEQRWFSMHVSPLQQKQGGAVIAHVNITSRKLAELELNKISLAVEQSTSVVIITNIHAQIEYVNDAFIAATGYTREEIIGKNPRFLKSGNTPDETYARMWSELAQGHQWEGTFHNKTKDGSISVEFARITPLRDTSGMVTHYVAVEEDVTEKLQMSEELERHKNELELLVKERTQQLHDAMDSLHSSEERLGMALAATNDGLWDWNIPTGKVICNEAYYAMLGFSRDELGDNVADVWINLLPKNKRGEIVTQAMQLLEREGGYSLEFQLQSKNGDTKWILSRAKLTKRDQLGKPERVVGTHTDLSARKQLEFALREAKDAAVAANVAKSSFLANMSHEIRTPMNAILGTTYLLRRDEKNPTQLERLNRIDAATQHLLSLVNDILDLSKIEANHLQLECIDFHLGMLFDQVTSMMGDAARKKGLSLQCSLEDVPLWLHGDPTRLRQALINYLSNAIKFTRVGQIELRGLVVCETDFGVELRFEVEDAGEGIPAEQQGKLFHAFEQADVSTTRKYGGTGLGLAITRRLANLMGGDAGVISEVGKGSIFWFSALLKRGEGELASNLSSHPALVGDVGALKLLSGFAGARILLADDLEVNRELMIALLEGTGLIVDTAADGREAVEKAAAQRYAIILMDMQMPEMDGLEASKLILSQGKAPEHPYIIAITANAFGEDRRACEEVGMVDFLPKPIEPEHFFQTLAFWLSKAAVAKDLSNTEPTGQSSSEATGGDMSVMASGALPGLDVVAGLTLWDGKVAPYQKFLGKFAAAHEKVTQDMRLAIHQNNFLDVSAQAHKLKGAAATLALTEVANIASEVERQAKTAEGEAVELNDLLQKLDQALTTTFNSIARYIGSQR, encoded by the coding sequence ATGAGTCTCATCTTCAATACTATTTTGAGTCGTGCCACGAAGTCTGGAGTGGGCCTTCAAGTATCGTTGTTTGCGATCTTAATATTGCTGGTGCCTGTGCTATCAATTGGCACTTTCTCAATTTACCGTCCCTACATAGAGGCAAATACATTTGCGGATCTGACTGAAATTGCGCAACTGAAAGCAAGTCAAATTGAAGCCTGGTTTGATGAACGAAGAAGTGATGGAGCTTTGATTGTCAGCGATCCGCTCGTGCTTGCACAGGCCACGTTAGGTTCAGCTGGTAAAGTTTCGGCAAATCCAAGTAAGCATATTCAAACACTTTTTGACCGAATTAGAGCTACGGGTGATTACCATGGGGTATGTCTAGTTACTCCCGGCGCGCAAATACTGCACGCAAGCGGTGATTGTGCAGTAGACGATCCTCAGCTGCAAAAAGGCTTGCAAGGACTTGGGTCTTCGCATGCAGCTAACCAGCATTTTTATCTGTATCGCGATAAGACACAGGATGTGCATCTAGATTGGCTGTTCCCAATCGGTGATACAAGAAACGAACAAGTGCAGCTTGCTCACTCAAAAGCGGGGGGTGAAGCGCCAGTTGTCATCCTGATTTTAAGGATGAATTTAAGCAAACTTCTTTACCCACAACTTAAAAAATGGCCGGATGCCAGAAAAACAGGCGAATCAATTCTGATACGCCGTCGTGGTGACAAAGTTGAATTCATCAACGATATCCACCACGACAAATTCTCTTCACTTACTTTGCAATTGCCTCTGAACCCCGTATTGCCAGCCGCAGCCGCCGTACTTTCTTCAGGCGTCGGCCATATATCTGGCATCGATGATCGTGGTTCGAGTGTTCTGGCCGCATTTTGTCCGGTTGTCGGTACGGATTGGTATGTGCTGGCTCAGGTCGACGAGGCTGAAGTACTAGCCTCACTGCGTCAAATGATTTTATGGGGGACTTTAATTGCATTGGTGATAATTACAATCATTGGCTTAATGTTGTTTGCATACTGGAAGCAACGACATCAACTTTTTCAAGCTAATGAATATTTACAGAATGCGAAAATTGAAAATGAGCTGCTGCAATCATCTGAGCGATTTTTTTCTACTTTTGAGTTAAGTCCAATTGGTGGAGTTATCACGGCCATTAGTGATGGACGTATTCTTCGGGTTAATAAAAACTTTGTACGCGATTTTGCTTGGACTGAAGAAGATTTGATTGGACGGACGACAAGTGAAAGCGGATTTTGGAATGATGGCAATTACAGTAGAAATGATTTTGTTGATGCACTTTTGCATAAAGACCGTCTGGTTGATTTTAAAACGGCAATAAAGCGAAAAGATCAAGTAATCTGCCAGGTGCGGATTTCATCATGCCTAATTGATTTTGATGGAGAGCAGTGCATTCTTTCATTTGTTACGGATATTACTGATGCTGAAATGGCTACCGCAAGACTAATTGCGGCAGAAGCATTTAGTAGAGATGTTCTTGATTCCAGTAATGCCCATATTGCTGTTGTCGATGCAGAGGGTACGATTATTGCAACCAACCGTAGATGGCAGGAATTTCCTGCGCAAAACAGTAATTTTGCCAATGAGGTGGCAGCCGCTACTGGCGTGGGGAATAATTATCTTAATGTGTGCAAAAAAACTTCTGGGTATGATGCAATAGATGCCATGGCTGCACAAAATGGGATCGGAGATGTATTGGCTAAGCGTATTCCTTATTTCGAGTTGGAATATCCATGCCATTCTCCAACCGAACAACGCTGGTTTTCAATGCACGTTTCTCCATTGCAGCAAAAGCAAGGTGGTGCGGTGATAGCTCATGTAAATATCACGTCGCGTAAATTGGCTGAGCTGGAATTAAATAAAATATCATTAGCAGTTGAGCAAAGTACTTCTGTGGTGATTATTACCAATATTCATGCGCAAATAGAATATGTAAATGATGCTTTTATTGCGGCAACTGGCTATACGCGCGAAGAGATCATCGGCAAAAATCCCCGTTTTTTGAAATCGGGTAACACGCCCGATGAGACTTATGCCCGGATGTGGTCAGAATTGGCGCAGGGGCACCAGTGGGAAGGTACATTCCACAATAAGACAAAAGATGGTTCTATTTCAGTAGAGTTTGCTCGTATCACTCCTTTGCGCGATACAAGTGGAATGGTGACGCATTATGTCGCAGTGGAGGAGGATGTTACTGAAAAACTCCAAATGTCAGAGGAATTGGAGCGACATAAAAATGAATTGGAATTATTGGTAAAAGAAAGAACCCAACAGTTGCACGATGCAATGGATTCTTTGCACTCAAGTGAAGAACGCCTTGGGATGGCGCTTGCCGCAACTAATGACGGGCTGTGGGATTGGAATATCCCAACTGGTAAGGTGATTTGCAATGAAGCCTATTACGCCATGCTGGGGTTTAGCCGTGATGAGTTGGGTGACAATGTTGCAGATGTATGGATCAATTTATTGCCTAAAAATAAACGAGGTGAAATTGTTACGCAAGCAATGCAATTGCTAGAGCGGGAAGGCGGATATTCACTTGAATTTCAGTTGCAAAGCAAAAATGGAGATACCAAATGGATTCTGAGTCGAGCAAAACTAACTAAGCGCGATCAGTTAGGAAAGCCGGAACGTGTAGTTGGCACTCACACTGATTTATCTGCGCGCAAGCAGTTAGAGTTTGCTTTACGCGAGGCAAAGGATGCTGCTGTTGCTGCTAATGTTGCTAAGAGCTCATTTCTAGCCAATATGAGTCATGAGATTCGCACACCGATGAATGCCATTTTGGGCACAACATATTTACTGCGTCGTGACGAAAAAAATCCAACTCAACTAGAGCGGCTTAATCGTATTGACGCCGCAACACAGCATTTGCTTTCCTTGGTTAATGACATTCTTGATTTGTCAAAAATTGAAGCAAATCATTTGCAGCTAGAGTGCATAGATTTTCATCTTGGCATGTTGTTCGACCAAGTGACATCGATGATGGGTGATGCGGCCCGCAAAAAAGGGCTAAGCCTACAGTGTAGCCTTGAGGATGTCCCCTTGTGGTTGCACGGTGATCCTACACGCCTTCGTCAGGCATTAATTAATTATCTTAGCAATGCGATTAAATTTACTCGTGTAGGTCAGATTGAACTCCGAGGGCTAGTTGTCTGTGAAACTGATTTCGGGGTGGAGCTGCGCTTTGAAGTTGAAGATGCCGGAGAGGGAATACCCGCAGAGCAGCAAGGTAAATTATTTCACGCTTTTGAGCAGGCTGATGTCTCGACCACACGCAAATATGGTGGCACTGGACTTGGTTTGGCGATCACTCGTCGGTTAGCGAATCTGATGGGGGGAGATGCTGGTGTGATTAGCGAAGTGGGTAAAGGATCCATTTTTTGGTTTTCTGCACTGTTAAAACGCGGGGAGGGTGAATTAGCAAGCAATCTCTCAAGTCATCCGGCGCTGGTTGGTGATGTGGGAGCGCTGAAGTTGCTAAGTGGTTTTGCGGGTGCTCGTATCTTGTTGGCTGATGATTTGGAGGTCAATCGAGAGTTAATGATTGCTTTGCTTGAAGGCACGGGCCTTATTGTTGATACGGCAGCGGATGGCCGTGAAGCTGTTGAGAAAGCAGCTGCGCAAAGGTATGCCATCATTTTGATGGATATGCAAATGCCGGAAATGGATGGTTTAGAAGCATCTAAGTTGATTTTGAGTCAGGGCAAAGCGCCAGAACACCCTTATATTATTGCAATTACTGCTAATGCTTTTGGTGAAGATCGACGGGCCTGCGAAGAAGTGGGGATGGTGGATTTTTTGCCTAAGCCAATTGAGCCTGAACATTTTTTTCAAACCCTCGCATTTTGGTTGTCCAAAGCTGCGGTTGCCAAAGATCTCTCCAATACCGAGCCAACTGGACAGTCCTCATCTGAAGCAACGGGTGGTGATATGTCCGTTATGGCTAGTGGTGCGCTACCGGGCCTTGATGTCGTGGCTGGTTTAACTCTTTGGGATGGTAAAGTGGCGCCATATCAGAAATTCCTCGGTAAATTTGCAGCGGCACACGAAAAGGTTACTCAAGATATGAGGCTGGCAATACACCAGAATAATTTCCTTGATGTAAGTGCGCAGGCTCATAAACTCAAAGGGGCAGCCGCCACCTTGGCGCTTACCGAGGTGGCCAATATTGCCAGTGAAGTGGAGCGGCAGGCTAAAACAGCAGAAGGAGAGGCTGTTGAGTTGAATGATTTACTGCAAAAACTTGATCAGGCTTTAACAACTACCTTTAATTCAATAGCGCGCTATATCGGCTCGCAGCGGTAG
- the dcd gene encoding dCTP deaminase: MSIKSDKWIRRMAQEHGMIEPFVPGQVKEVNGERIVSYGTSSYGYDIRCADEFKVFTNLNSTIVDPKNFDENSFVNVSGKGYCIIPPNSFALARTVEYFRIPRNALTVCLGKSTYARCGIIVNVTPFEPEWEGYVTLEFSNTTPLPAKIYANEGVAQVLFFEADADDVCETSYRDRGGKYQGQHGVTLPKT, encoded by the coding sequence ATGAGTATCAAATCGGATAAGTGGATTCGCCGGATGGCGCAAGAGCACGGCATGATCGAGCCGTTTGTGCCGGGTCAGGTTAAAGAAGTCAACGGCGAGCGCATCGTCTCTTACGGCACATCCAGCTACGGCTATGACATCCGCTGTGCTGACGAATTCAAAGTTTTCACCAATTTAAACTCGACCATTGTCGACCCGAAAAATTTCGACGAAAACAGTTTTGTTAATGTTTCCGGCAAAGGCTACTGCATCATCCCGCCCAATTCATTTGCATTAGCACGCACCGTTGAATATTTCCGCATCCCGCGCAATGCGTTGACAGTTTGTTTAGGCAAATCGACCTATGCTCGTTGTGGCATTATTGTGAACGTCACCCCATTTGAGCCAGAATGGGAAGGCTATGTGACTCTTGAATTTTCCAACACAACGCCCTTACCGGCAAAAATTTACGCCAATGAAGGTGTAGCGCAAGTCTTATTCTTTGAAGCAGATGCGGATGACGTGTGCGAAACCAGCTACCGTGACCGCGGTGGAAAATATCAGGGACAACACGGCGTAACCCTACCGAAAACATAA
- a CDS encoding molybdenum cofactor biosynthesis protein MoaE, with product MVTIIHRVGQLAFAELVITASQHPVAAYAANTYLMDLIKTQAPFGRKEITQQGEH from the coding sequence GTGGTGACGATAATTCACCGAGTGGGGCAATTAGCGTTTGCTGAGCTAGTGATCACCGCCAGCCAACATCCGGTAGCTGCCTATGCAGCCAATACCTATCTGATGGATTTGATAAAAACTCAAGCGCCATTTGGGAGAAAAGAAATCACCCAGCAAGGTGAGCACTAG